A window of the Planococcus citri chromosome 4, ihPlaCitr1.1, whole genome shotgun sequence genome harbors these coding sequences:
- the LOC135843115 gene encoding chromobox protein homolog 1-like yields the protein MPSKVTYRTLENEYIVEKVIDKRILPNGTSEYYIKWKDWPSTTNTWEPEQHLSNCMDLIYEYERERKHRRPAKKARISMKKTASPTQSNSSSPEYSPNVSYVLPRVNGFERGLVPERIVGATDSGGLTFLMKWEGQDTLELVRSPIARIYSPQLVIQFYERHITWHRTQATNTGQIHN from the coding sequence GCCATCCAAAGTAACCTATCGCACATTGGAAAACGAATATATCGTTGAAAAAGTAATCGATAAACGAATCCTGCCCAATGGCACATCGGAATACTACATCAAATGGAAGGACTGGCCTAGCACAACCAATACCTGGGAGCCCGAACAACACCTTTCTAATTGCATGGATCTAATATACGAATACGAACGCGAACGTAAACACCGACGTCCAGCTAAAAAAGCCagaatttcgatgaaaaaaaccGCCTCGCCAACACAGTCAAACTCAAGTTCACCCGAGTATTCGCCTAATGTATCGTACGTGTTACCCAGAGTAAACGGTTTCGAGAGAGGCCTGGTACCCGAACGTATTGTAGGAGCTACAGACTCCGGAGGATTGACGTTTCTCATGAAATGGGAAGGTCAAGATACGTTGGAATTGGTCAGATCTCCGATCGCTAGAATATACAGTCCTCAGTTAGTTATTCAGTTCTATGAAAGGCATATCACATGGCATCGAACCCAAGCTACCAACACGGGTCAAATTCACAATTAG